One window of Medicago truncatula cultivar Jemalong A17 chromosome 2, MtrunA17r5.0-ANR, whole genome shotgun sequence genomic DNA carries:
- the LOC11412477 gene encoding cell wall / vacuolar inhibitor of fructosidase 1: protein MRKTITIVSSFAIHIILLASIPFTSSQSNDLIDQICKKTPFYDLCSSILNSNPLAPKTDLKGVALVMVNNILTNASDTLNYIESLIKKTTDREMEKALAFCAESYIPVVKYTLPQAADAINQNRFGFASYCISDAVKEVNSCNKKFSGVGMSPLGDRNGIVQKLVDVASAIIKQLLKG from the coding sequence atgagaaaaaccaTAACCATTGTTTCATCATTTGCAATTCACATTATCCTCCTTGCTTCCATACCTTTCACATCATCCCAATCCAACGATTTAATAgatcaaatatgcaaaaaaacACCCTTCTACGACCTATGTAGCTCCATTCTAAACTCAAACCCACTTGCTCCAAAAACCGATCTCAAAGGTGTAGCCCTAGTAATGGTAAACAACATTCTCACAAATGCAAGTGACACATTGAACTACATTGAAAGCTTGATCAAGAAAACTACAGATCGTGAAATGGAAAAAGCATTGGCATTTTGTGCTGAATCATATATACCAGTTGTGAAGTACACTCTTCCACAAGCTGCTGATGCTATAAATCAAAACCGGTTTGGGTTTGCTAGTTATTGTATTTCTGATGCTGTTAAAGAAGTTAATTCTTGTAATAAGAAATTTTCTGGGGTTGGTATGTCACCTTTAGGGGATAGAAATGGTATTGTTCAGAAGCTTGTTGATGTTGCTTCTGCTATTATTAAACAACTATTGAAGGGttga
- the LOC11408789 gene encoding ER membrane protein complex subunit 6 isoform X1 produces MAGHSGSGSSEKKSSNGVNELLTFNAENMQSNMKTIYYSRTFLSIIGGVVAGILGFTGLKGFIFYVLLMAFTSVGLIAKAKFSIHTYFDSWNRVLIDGFLGGLMNVHVFNIITSPFLILCSRSCCSGHLHMTLLIYFDRWNLQMFLEKELFLHRCGCLE; encoded by the exons ATGGCTGGACATTCTGGGTCAGGTTCATCAGAGAAGAAATCAAGCAATGGAGTGAATGAGTTGTTGACTTTTAATGCTGAGAATATGCAAAGCAACATGAAAACCATATATTACAG ccGGACATTTTTATCTATAATTGGCGGAGTTGTTGCTGGTATTTTGGGATTCACAGGCTTGAAAGGATTTATCTTTTACGTACTTCTCATGGCATTTACTTCAGTCGGGCTCATAGCCAAAGCAAAATTTTCAATCCACACATACTTTGATTCGTGGAACCGTGTGCTGATTGATGGCTTTCTCGGTGGTCTAATG AATGTGCATGTGTTCAACATTATAACTTCCCCTTTTTTGATCTTATGCAGTCGTTCGTGCTGTTCTGGAC ATTTGCATATGACATTGCTCATATATTTTGACCGCTGGAATTTGCAAATGTTTCTAGAGAAGGAGTTATTTCTCCATCGTTGCGGCTGTTTAGAATGA
- the LOC11417466 gene encoding uncharacterized protein has protein sequence MDQRSGREKDIEVDLESGLPLIEDNSRRISIISGGFVGGSVNGEARPSSYLNESNLSEVSVNMMKVVNKAPAKEKRKKASGKKAAKPPRPPQGPSLDAADHKLIKEMSELAMLKRARIERMKALKKMRTAKSSTPSSNSSSIVAMVFTVIFFIVIICQGMSSTGKSSVSSFQGSPVSAGGTEEGLISVQYQLNPSSDSNAPGSESINFVQRVSGSDLHEKLRRD, from the exons ATGGATCAACGAAGTGGAAGGGAGAAAGATATTGAAGTTGATCTTGAAAGTGGATTGCCACTAATCGAAGATAACTCAAGGAGAATCTCTATCATTTCTGGTGGATTTGTTGGAGGTTCTGTTAATGGCGAAGCCAGGCCAAGTTCTTATTTGAATGAATCAAATTTAAGTGAAGTTTCTGTGAATATGATGAAAGTGGTGAACAAGGCTCCAGCAAAAGAAAAACGGAAAAAGGCGTCGGGTAAAAAGGCTGCCAAACCTCCGCGACCTCCACAAGGCCCGTCTTTGGACGCAGCAGATCATAAACTAATAAAGGAGATGTCTGAACTTGCGATGTTGAAGCGTGCAAGAATAGAGCGTATGAAAGCATTGAAGAAAATGAGAACTGCGAAATCGTCGACGCCGTCATCTAATAGCAGCAGCATTGTGGCTATGGTTTTCACTGTTATCTTCTTCATTGTGATAATCTGCCAAG GCATGTCATCAACTGGAAAAAGCTCAGTGTCAAGTTTCCAAGGATCACCTGTATCAGCAGGAGGAACAGAGGAGGGTTTGATTTCGGTTCAGTACCAACTCAATCCATCAAGTGATTCAAATGCGCCGGGGTCGGAGTCCATCAA TTTTGTACAGCGGGTATCAGGTTCAGATTTGCACGAAAAACTGAGGAGAGATTGA
- the LOC11408788 gene encoding desiccation-related protein PCC13-62: MAPNYVNRVTASIVVLHAFLILTQISCSFVLTPPKNYSDVDLLEFPLNLEYLEAEFFLFGSLGHGLDVVAPELAEGGPPPIGAKVARLGDLVRDVILQFGVQEIGHLRAIKSTVRGFPRPLLDLSKSSFAKIMDSAFGHPLHPPFDPYANDINYLIASYVIPYVGLTGYVGANPLLRNATSKKLVAGLLGVEAGQDAVIRTLLYERRAWKVHPYGVTVAEFTNRISTLRNKLGNEGVKDEGLGFTSPFSGNILSADNNSLSYPRTPQEILRIIYGSGNESVPGGFYPKGADGRIARYYLHDT; the protein is encoded by the exons ATGGCACCTAATTATGTTAATAGAGTCACAGCTTCCATTGTTGTTTTGCATGCCTTCCTTATCTTGACCCAAATATCTTGTTCTTTTGTGCTCACTCCCCCCAAAAATTATTCAGATGTTGATCTTCTCGAATTTCCTCTTAATTTAGAGTACTTGGAGGCTGAATTCTTTTTATTTGGATCATTAGGTCATGGATTGGATGTAGTTGCTCCAGAGTTAGCAGAGGGTGGCCCTCCTCCTATTGGGGCAAAAGTGGCCAGACTTGGTGACCTTGTTAGGGATGTTATATTACAGTTTGGTGTGCAAGAAATTGGACACTTGAG GGCTATAAAGAGCACAGTGAGAGGATTTCCTAGACCTTTATTAGATCTAAGCAAATCATCATTTGCCAAGATAATGGATAGTGCCTTTGGACATCCTCTTCACCCTCCTTTTGATCCTTATGCAAATGATATCAACTATCTGATTGCATCATATGTGATTCCTTATGTTGGTCTTACTGGTTATGTTGGAGCCAATCCACTATTGCGAAATGCTACTTCCAAGAAG CTAGTTGCAGGCCTTCTAGGAGTAGAAGCAGGCCAAGATGCAGTTATAAGAACATTGTTATACGAACGTCGAGCATGGAAGGTGCATCCTTATGGAGTAACTGTGGCAGAGTTCACTAATCGTATCTCAACCCTTAGGAATAAATTAGGGAATGAGGGTGTGAAAGATGAGGGTCTTGGATTCACATCTCCTTTCTCAGGAAACATCCTTTCTGCTGATAATAATTCACTATCATATCCAAGGACTCCACAAGAAATATTGAGGATTATATATGGAAGTGGTAATGAGAGTGTCCCTGGTGGCTTCTACCCTAAGGGAGCAGATGGTCGTATAGCAAGATATTACTTACACGATACTTAA
- the LOC11408789 gene encoding ER membrane protein complex subunit 6 isoform X2: MAGHSGSGSSEKKSSNGVNELLTFNAENMQSNMKTIYYSRTFLSIIGGVVAGILGFTGLKGFIFYVLLMAFTSVGLIAKAKFSIHTYFDSWNRVLIDGFLGGLMSFVLFWTFAYDIAHIF; this comes from the exons ATGGCTGGACATTCTGGGTCAGGTTCATCAGAGAAGAAATCAAGCAATGGAGTGAATGAGTTGTTGACTTTTAATGCTGAGAATATGCAAAGCAACATGAAAACCATATATTACAG ccGGACATTTTTATCTATAATTGGCGGAGTTGTTGCTGGTATTTTGGGATTCACAGGCTTGAAAGGATTTATCTTTTACGTACTTCTCATGGCATTTACTTCAGTCGGGCTCATAGCCAAAGCAAAATTTTCAATCCACACATACTTTGATTCGTGGAACCGTGTGCTGATTGATGGCTTTCTCGGTGGTCTAATG TCGTTCGTGCTGTTCTGGAC ATTTGCATATGACATTGCTCATATATTTTGA
- the LOC112419133 gene encoding uncharacterized protein: MTTPPYEKNRLKRVAENHRVIKALNMHRLSQDLHECTSPKSKPSLMSGTSRGRGRGNGLIATRQHISSSETNPTSTPTSSAHLEPNPTPLISPQIEKTPTSTTFTHHQTNPTHTPSAHPQTNLTPLVSPPLKKTPTPITSTHPQTTPLISPSLQKTNQFAPSALPRTRHAPTISQPLQNTSISFPSHFHSQTRHTQTICQYLQNAPASSHSHGQTTPNYLPSHSQSGTSMDMPQDPPVDNNSQANPDTDTSSYTPNNIKWGSKDRSDGRIWIRSELGNNFYPEEVVRSAITKIFKENFGGAWSCWKDAKQNEEVPLLWFNDFKAKFKWLANDEANIKKSFNSRGSLALKNALFKVRSGEDKGEWVGVDNLKQLEVKWKEEKWQKNSLTNKQNRQSKVGHNVHSGGSISARVHSKKMRVELDREPTWFEIYDKLHRPKGKPDGWFNETQAKIAEMYQTQMFEKHSQSGEISSQQPTEEIHNDIYMEIVGGINKKGRIFGLGSQAAVVKESLRPSRSISTDVPSSKKVAAMEAKIEALTAELEKKNLEQETLKQKMERLEQMIGNIVPNMNTSILPEGEGDNGDN, from the exons ATGACGACACCACCATATGAGAAGAATCGACTCAAAAGAGTTGCAGAGAATCATAGAGTGATAAAGGCTCTCAATATGCATCGTCTCTCTCAGGATCTTCACGAATGCACTTCTCCAAAATCAAAACCTTCATTG ATGTCAGGTACAAGCAGAGGCAGGGGAAGAGGTAATGGATTAATTGCAACTCGTCAACATATCTCATCTTCCGAAACTAACCCGACATCTACACCAACCTCGTCTGCTCATCTTGAACCTAACCCAACACCACTCATTTCACCACAAATAGAAAAAACCCCTACATCAACCACATTTACTCATCACCAAACTAACCCAACACATACCCCATCTGCTCATCCCCAAACTAACCTAACACCTCTCGTTTCTccaccattaaaaaaaacacctaCACCAATCACATCTACTCATCCCCAAACTACGCCACTTATATCTCCATCAttacaaaaaacaaatcaatttgCCCCATCCGCTCTTCCCCGTACTAGGCATGCACCTACAATATCTCAACCTTTGCAAAACACCTCTATCTCTTTCCCATCTCATTTTCATTCCCAAACAAGGCATACACAAACCATATGTCAATATTTACAGAATGCACCTGCATCATCTCATTCTCATGGCCAAACCACCCCTAACTATCTTCCATCTCATTCCCAAAGTGGAACATCTATGGATATGCCACAAGATCCTCCCGTTGATAACAATTCACAAGCAAATCCAGACACAGATACATCATCCTACACACCAAATAACATCAAATGGGGGTCAAAGGATAGATCAGATGGACGAATTTGGATAAGATCAGAACTTGGAAAtaa CTTTTATCCAGAAGAGGTAGTGAGGAGTGCTATAACAAAAATTTTCAAGGAAAATTTTGGTGGGGCGTGGTCATGCTGGAAAGATGCAAAACAAAATGAGGAAGTACCGTTGCTTTGGTTTAATGATTTTAAG gcTAAATTCAAGTGGCTTGCAAATGATGAAGCTAACATTAAAAAGAGCTTTAATAGTAGGGGGTCTTTGGCATTAAAAAATGCCTTGTTCAAGGTGCGTAGTGGTGAAGATAAAGGTGAATGGGTTGGTGTAGACAACTTGAAACAGTTGGAGGTTAAATGGAAAGAAGAGAAATggcaaaaaaattctttgactAATAAACAAAACAGGCAGTCTAAAGTTGGGCACAATGTGCATAGTGGAGGATCCATATCTGCTAGAGTGCATAGCAAAAAAATG AGAGTGGAATTGGATAGGGAACCAACATGGTTTGAGATTTATGACAAACTTCATAGACCAAAAGGGAAACCAGATGGGTGGTTTAATGAAACACAAGCTAAGATAGCT GAAATGTACCAAACTCAAATGTTTGAGAAACACTCTCAAAGTGGTGAGATTAGTAGTCAACAACCTACTGAAGAAATTCACAATGATATTTATATGGAAATTGTTGGAGGCATTAACAAGAAGGGGCGCATATTTGGATTAGGATCTCAAGCTGCTGTTGTCAAAGAATCTTTGAGACCGTCACGCTCAATTTCTACTGATGTACCTTCTTCTAAAAAAGTTGCTGCTATGGAGGCTAAGATTGAAGCATTAACCGCTgaacttgaaaagaaaaatcttgaACAAGAAACGCTAAAACAAAAGATGGAGCGCTTGGAGCAAATGATTGGGAATATTGTGCCTAATATGAACACTTCAATTCTGCCGGAAGGAGAAGGTGATAATGGTGACAACTAG